From a single Anaerolineales bacterium genomic region:
- a CDS encoding SAF domain-containing protein — protein MLKRIASTGVNLVVLGVSVGIFLVAFIALNALGAAQKPPTISVLSATRDLNIGDVITASDLAVKTVFQDDNASLYIPGEEVTGVVRGVVAQPIFSGQPIFRSAILAQAAEGTRLSAVLAQFPGHSLFPLPLDAMNLISPDAEAFLPGDLVGVTVVISTRPQQMSTPTPMPELVIDPGYIEPTAQPSPLELAQTDALNRALPPLAKDLFPMGVRVIAVQGLPPAGSDESGSTFTYYDQPQMLILLVPNQSREVLSLALQQGDRLVVSLMARGDDVPSAGFTYWDFEDLFKSDREEVLGGGR, from the coding sequence ATGTTGAAACGTATTGCCTCGACCGGCGTGAATCTGGTGGTGCTGGGTGTGTCGGTTGGAATCTTTCTGGTGGCGTTCATCGCCTTGAACGCGCTGGGGGCGGCACAGAAGCCGCCCACGATTTCAGTATTGTCGGCGACTCGCGACCTGAACATCGGCGATGTCATCACGGCAAGCGACCTGGCGGTCAAGACCGTCTTTCAGGATGACAACGCCAGTCTGTATATCCCGGGTGAGGAAGTGACTGGGGTGGTCCGCGGTGTGGTGGCACAGCCGATCTTCAGTGGGCAGCCCATCTTTCGTTCGGCGATCCTGGCGCAGGCAGCAGAGGGTACCAGACTCTCGGCAGTGCTGGCGCAATTTCCCGGACACAGCCTGTTCCCCTTGCCCCTGGATGCGATGAATTTAATATCGCCGGATGCCGAAGCATTCCTGCCCGGTGATCTGGTCGGCGTGACGGTCGTGATCAGCACCCGCCCCCAGCAGATGAGCACGCCCACTCCCATGCCGGAACTGGTCATCGATCCTGGGTATATTGAACCGACCGCCCAACCCTCACCGCTTGAACTGGCGCAGACGGACGCGCTCAACCGCGCACTGCCGCCGCTTGCCAAGGATCTGTTCCCGATGGGCGTGCGCGTGATCGCGGTGCAAGGACTGCCGCCGGCTGGATCGGATGAGAGCGGTTCCACCTTCACTTACTATGACCAGCCGCAGATGCTGATCCTGCTTGTTCCCAATCAAAGCCGTGAAGTGTTGTCGCTGGCCTTGCAGCAGGGAGACCGGCTGGTCGTTTCCCTGATGGCACGCGGTGATGATGTGCCCTCTGCCGGCTTTACCTATTGGGACTTCGAAGACCTGTTCAAGTCGGATCGTGAGGAAGTGCTGGGAGGAGGACGGTAA
- a CDS encoding toprim domain-containing protein, which produces MENILSAAEKMLGTAVRVEDHRGWAIFWCPFHNDADREGEGGQPNFGVNLTSGYWKCLRCGASGGSLKSLQKKLGREWAPPVSVAAPTGPQRPPTQVQLLDEAVSEARSCVQRSPAWDYLAVRGVTPYTALVYGLGYGLPVPRVHREILEAARQSMMVRRDGVWLWAGGVVYADPPTRPAVMNVRYIPGEQLPKGTRNFKPLKNHKTWGNRVQPLGSWRITPATRTLIVLEGLFDMLITAQKLHQLGLETEVTALYTNGASPSAKMHQWFRDHPQYEYILLRDPDKAGVEWAQGVSDSIRRGGGRSHTFKPPDKLDPDEAILSGWWPSIL; this is translated from the coding sequence ATGGAAAATATCTTATCCGCCGCCGAAAAGATGTTGGGGACGGCGGTTCGCGTGGAGGATCATCGGGGCTGGGCCATCTTCTGGTGCCCCTTCCATAACGACGCGGATCGGGAGGGAGAGGGGGGGCAGCCCAACTTCGGCGTCAACCTCACCAGCGGGTACTGGAAGTGCCTGCGCTGCGGCGCCAGCGGCGGGTCGCTCAAATCGCTGCAGAAGAAACTGGGTCGGGAATGGGCGCCGCCCGTGTCGGTCGCCGCGCCGACAGGCCCCCAACGACCGCCGACCCAGGTGCAGCTGCTCGATGAAGCCGTGTCGGAGGCGCGTTCATGCGTGCAACGTTCGCCGGCCTGGGACTATCTGGCAGTGCGCGGTGTGACACCTTATACCGCGCTGGTCTACGGACTCGGATACGGCCTTCCCGTCCCGCGCGTCCATCGCGAGATCCTCGAGGCCGCCCGGCAATCGATGATGGTGCGGCGCGACGGCGTCTGGTTGTGGGCGGGCGGGGTGGTGTATGCCGACCCGCCGACCCGACCCGCTGTCATGAACGTGCGCTACATCCCTGGAGAGCAGCTGCCCAAAGGCACGCGCAACTTCAAACCGCTCAAGAACCACAAGACCTGGGGCAACCGCGTGCAACCGCTCGGGAGCTGGCGCATCACGCCCGCCACGCGCACCCTGATCGTGCTGGAAGGCCTGTTCGACATGCTCATCACCGCCCAGAAGCTGCACCAGCTTGGGCTCGAGACCGAGGTGACCGCGCTCTACACCAACGGCGCCAGTCCATCTGCAAAAATGCACCAGTGGTTCCGCGACCACCCGCAGTACGAGTACATCCTGCTGCGCGACCCGGACAAGGCCGGCGTCGAATGGGCGCAAGGCGTGTCGGACTCCATCCGGCGCGGCGGCGGCAGGTCGCACACCTTCAAGCCGCCCGACAAACTCGATCCGGACGAAGCCATCCTGAGCGGCTGGTGGCCGTCCATTCTGTAA
- a CDS encoding type II toxin-antitoxin system prevent-host-death family antitoxin — protein MKPMRVGTRELKSKLSEYLRHVKAGETIIVTERGRTIGQIVPVQPTLEKRLRGLVESGLAEWDGRKYQPGKPSARNRSRRQVSDLIIEDRDVDPLP, from the coding sequence ATGAAACCCATGAGAGTCGGAACGCGCGAGCTCAAATCCAAATTAAGCGAATATCTGCGCCACGTCAAGGCGGGGGAAACCATCATCGTCACGGAGCGCGGCAGGACCATCGGTCAGATCGTGCCGGTCCAGCCGACCCTGGAAAAGCGCCTGAGGGGACTGGTGGAATCCGGCCTGGCCGAGTGGGATGGTCGAAAATACCAACCCGGCAAACCGTCCGCCCGGAACCGGAGCCGCAGGCAGGTGTCCGACCTGATCATCGAGGACCGCGATGTCGATCCTCTACCTTGA
- a CDS encoding ATPase, T2SS/T4P/T4SS family, with amino-acid sequence MFDITGKTLKPVSDARSSDEMERWWNILAEEGRAKKAIESLQKSMTSTEIEALARQVFEEVSSRAVDAGVSLPREYILRLIGELSGMGPLLELIARSDIEDIAINLGHIYVYTTSNGWEHAGPAPDGIGDALRVMIDRAGQRAPTPDYPVADAMLQVMVPLVDGSVRRKGVRINYVMPPASPYGDTITLRVSNYRTASDLTHGSLALLCQNRLPPVPRPKFDPKDFPRGNGILTPEAANYLLSVMVHGGTLVIAGTTGSGKTFVGQRILQEMLDYYPRGAIRLFIVEDSNEIILNGWNGDGKADTGNIIYTVTRPEIRGGPPPVTMYDLIRSALRSRPHGVVIGEARGAEAWELIRAAATGHGHSAFTIHATSAEHVWPRFLQVVQAHPDAARMSEIQIAQSFAEAVTAAVYIERNPQHGQIVREIVEVSTIVERTAARPSFSPLFKYEAGKGLMPTGNRPMRPGFRATDLNIPESIFKGGL; translated from the coding sequence ATGTTCGATATTACCGGCAAAACCCTGAAGCCTGTTTCTGACGCGCGTTCCTCGGATGAGATGGAACGCTGGTGGAATATTCTTGCTGAGGAGGGACGTGCAAAGAAGGCGATTGAGTCTCTACAAAAAAGCATGACCTCCACGGAGATCGAAGCTCTGGCTCGTCAGGTTTTCGAAGAAGTCAGTTCACGCGCGGTAGACGCAGGAGTTTCACTGCCCAGGGAATACATCCTGCGTTTGATCGGTGAACTTTCCGGGATGGGTCCCTTGTTGGAACTCATTGCTCGCTCCGACATTGAAGACATCGCCATCAACCTGGGACATATCTATGTGTATACCACAAGCAACGGCTGGGAACATGCCGGTCCCGCACCGGATGGAATTGGCGATGCACTGCGCGTCATGATCGACCGCGCTGGACAACGCGCGCCGACACCGGATTACCCGGTTGCGGATGCGATGTTGCAGGTTATGGTTCCGCTGGTGGATGGCAGTGTAAGGCGCAAAGGTGTGCGCATCAACTACGTTATGCCGCCGGCATCGCCATACGGAGACACGATCACCTTGCGTGTCTCCAATTACCGCACAGCATCTGACCTCACACATGGCAGTCTGGCTTTACTTTGCCAGAACAGACTCCCACCTGTCCCACGTCCCAAGTTCGATCCAAAAGACTTCCCGCGTGGCAATGGCATCCTCACTCCCGAAGCCGCGAATTATTTATTGAGTGTGATGGTGCATGGGGGGACGCTCGTCATCGCCGGCACAACCGGTTCGGGCAAGACCTTTGTGGGGCAAAGAATTCTCCAGGAAATGTTGGACTATTACCCGCGTGGTGCGATCCGTTTGTTTATCGTGGAGGACAGCAATGAGATCATCTTGAATGGTTGGAATGGCGACGGCAAGGCAGATACGGGCAACATCATTTACACCGTGACCCGTCCTGAGATTCGTGGCGGTCCGCCACCGGTTACCATGTATGACTTGATCCGTTCTGCCTTGCGTTCGCGTCCGCACGGCGTCGTCATCGGCGAAGCGCGTGGCGCGGAAGCATGGGAACTCATTCGTGCAGCAGCCACAGGGCATGGACATTCTGCATTCACGATCCACGCCACCAGCGCCGAGCATGTCTGGCCGCGCTTTCTACAGGTGGTGCAGGCACATCCGGATGCGGCGCGTATGTCGGAGATCCAGATCGCACAGTCCTTTGCGGAAGCGGTGACCGCAGCGGTCTATATCGAACGCAACCCCCAGCATGGACAGATCGTGCGCGAAATCGTTGAGGTCTCCACCATTGTGGAACGCACCGCTGCACGTCCTTCGTTTTCGCCGTTGTTCAAGTATGAAGCCGGCAAGGGGTTGATGCCAACAGGTAACCGCCCGATGCGACCGGGCTTTCGTGCCACGGACCTGAACATTCCCGAATCCATCTTCAAAGGAGGGTTGTAA
- the ssb gene encoding single-stranded DNA-binding protein, protein MSKQYNKTTFIGHLGGDPEMRYTPAGTAVTTFNVATNDQYNNEKGETVKVTTWFRCTAWGKLGEVCNQYLKKGSKVLIEGRLTPDKATGRPRIWARQDGTAAADYELKILEIHFLDNRNDGPAIAQADAAEDDIPY, encoded by the coding sequence ATGTCCAAGCAATACAACAAAACCACCTTCATCGGTCACCTCGGCGGCGACCCCGAAATGCGCTACACCCCGGCCGGCACCGCCGTGACGACCTTCAATGTCGCCACCAACGACCAGTACAACAACGAGAAGGGCGAGACGGTCAAGGTCACCACCTGGTTCCGTTGCACCGCCTGGGGCAAGTTGGGCGAGGTCTGCAACCAGTACCTGAAAAAGGGCAGCAAGGTGTTGATCGAAGGACGCCTGACGCCGGACAAAGCCACCGGCCGCCCGCGTATTTGGGCAAGACAGGACGGCACGGCGGCGGCGGATTATGAACTCAAAATCCTGGAGATCCATTTCCTGGACAACAGGAACGATGGACCTGCCATCGCGCAGGCTGATGCGGCCGAGGATGACATTCCGTATTAG
- a CDS encoding type II toxin-antitoxin system VapC family toxin, producing the protein MSILYLDTSALVKQYVQEAGSEPVMDLIRKADHAGTSLISRAEMSAALARAARLKVLSAGAAHAAWEQFLGDWPALTRLNVSRQIVDRAAMLVWDFPLRGYDAVHLASALLWQETLETEILLATFDRELWSAARRAGLSVWPETLPAR; encoded by the coding sequence ATGTCGATCCTCTACCTTGATACCAGCGCCCTGGTCAAACAATATGTCCAGGAGGCAGGCTCCGAGCCGGTCATGGATTTGATCCGGAAGGCCGATCACGCCGGCACCAGCCTGATCTCCCGCGCAGAAATGTCGGCAGCCCTGGCGCGCGCGGCCCGCTTAAAGGTCCTGTCTGCCGGCGCGGCGCATGCCGCCTGGGAGCAATTCCTGGGGGATTGGCCGGCCCTGACCCGCCTGAATGTCTCCAGGCAGATCGTCGACCGCGCAGCCATGCTGGTCTGGGATTTTCCCCTGCGCGGATATGACGCCGTGCATCTTGCATCGGCGCTGCTCTGGCAGGAGACGCTGGAGACCGAAATCCTGCTGGCGACCTTCGACCGCGAACTGTGGTCGGCGGCGCGCAGGGCTGGCTTGTCCGTCTGGCCGGAAACCCTGCCCGCCAGATAA
- a CDS encoding tyrosine-type recombinase/integrase, translating to METGAPQTSFPTPNIYQTNELQLWITTYLHACRSRNLSEGTIEFYNKKLGAFIVFCLENDVEKIGEIHADLIRHFLIVLAEKGHRPAGVHCYYRAVKTFLKWYEREAEPENWHNPINKVKSPIVPLEPLDPVSIDTIKSLLATCKRGTLTDARDKASLMVLLDTGVRLAEFLSLNIGDVDPITGIILIRSGKGRKPRSVYLGEKSRQALRRYMKKRIDHNPALWISKFGDRLSETGLRMMLRRRAAQAGVPVPSPHDFRRAFAIERWRAGVDILTISLLMGHTSLQVMNRYLKQMGADLEKVARQSSPVDLNF from the coding sequence ATGGAAACAGGTGCGCCCCAAACCAGTTTTCCTACTCCCAACATCTACCAAACAAATGAACTACAACTCTGGATCACTACCTATCTGCATGCCTGTCGATCCCGCAATCTATCAGAAGGCACCATTGAGTTTTACAACAAGAAGCTCGGGGCATTTATCGTTTTCTGTCTGGAGAACGATGTGGAAAAGATCGGTGAGATTCATGCCGACCTGATCCGTCATTTTTTGATCGTGTTGGCGGAAAAAGGTCATCGTCCGGCAGGTGTACATTGTTATTACAGGGCCGTAAAAACATTTTTGAAGTGGTACGAGCGGGAGGCTGAACCGGAAAATTGGCACAACCCGATCAACAAGGTGAAATCCCCGATTGTCCCGCTGGAGCCACTGGACCCTGTTTCGATTGACACGATCAAGTCCCTGCTGGCAACCTGTAAGCGTGGAACCCTCACCGATGCCCGCGACAAGGCTTCCCTGATGGTGCTATTGGATACCGGTGTACGCCTGGCGGAATTCCTGTCCCTCAATATCGGAGATGTCGATCCCATTACCGGCATCATCCTGATCCGTTCAGGGAAGGGTAGAAAACCACGTTCCGTATACCTTGGTGAGAAATCCCGTCAGGCGCTACGACGCTATATGAAAAAACGCATCGATCACAATCCAGCCCTTTGGATCAGCAAATTTGGGGATCGCCTGTCGGAGACGGGATTGCGCATGATGTTGCGACGTCGGGCTGCCCAGGCTGGGGTTCCAGTACCCTCCCCACACGATTTTCGACGGGCGTTCGCCATTGAACGCTGGCGGGCCGGTGTCGATATTCTGACAATATCCCTGTTGATGGGACACACCTCACTACAGGTTATGAACCGTTATCTCAAGCAGATGGGTGCGGACCTGGAAAAGGTGGCCAGGCAGTCATCACCAGTTGACTTGAATTTTTAG
- the radC gene encoding DNA repair protein RadC, translating into MNDNHSLLLQSPPTYEPPILKTMPLREQPAYRIAQDPAACNITELMAAVIGGSKQIELSQALLARFDGDIRRLYQAHPSELAKVKGIHQATAVRIKAALNLGLRLSLPGDERTAINSPADAAALVQAEMSLLEKEHLRTILLDRRNRVLEIVEVYQGSVSSSQVRIGEVFHAAINRNASALIVIHNHPSGDPTPSPDDVAVTRAMVQAGKLLDIDLLDHLVIGGQRWVSLKERGLGFT; encoded by the coding sequence ATGAACGACAACCATTCCCTGTTGCTCCAATCCCCGCCCACCTACGAACCACCCATCCTCAAGACCATGCCCCTGCGCGAACAACCCGCTTATCGCATCGCCCAGGATCCCGCTGCCTGCAACATCACCGAACTCATGGCGGCGGTGATCGGCGGGTCCAAACAGATCGAACTCTCGCAGGCGCTGCTGGCTCGTTTCGACGGCGACATCCGCCGCCTGTACCAGGCGCATCCCTCCGAACTCGCCAAGGTAAAGGGCATCCATCAGGCCACCGCGGTGCGCATCAAGGCGGCCCTCAACCTGGGGCTGCGCCTGAGTCTGCCGGGCGATGAACGCACGGCGATTAACTCGCCAGCCGATGCCGCCGCATTGGTGCAGGCGGAAATGTCATTGCTCGAAAAGGAACATTTGAGAACGATCCTGCTGGACCGCCGCAACCGTGTGCTGGAGATCGTCGAGGTCTATCAGGGTTCGGTCAGCTCCTCCCAGGTGCGGATCGGCGAGGTCTTTCACGCCGCGATCAACCGCAACGCCTCCGCCCTGATCGTGATCCACAACCATCCCTCCGGTGACCCCACGCCCTCGCCGGATGATGTGGCGGTCACGCGCGCAATGGTGCAGGCCGGCAAACTGCTCGACATCGACCTGCTGGATCATCTCGTGATCGGCGGGCAGCGTTGGGTCTCGCTCAAGGAACGCGGGCTCGGTTTCACCTAG
- a CDS encoding ParA family protein, protein MQVLLLGAGTVTSRLNMQLAEQGHAVIAQIAAFTPQHIDLFDFRALLVVSPESSVSPESLVQAAERGKLIFVVAGASDGMAAWANGVGVPSIAYPPSDVDINKLYEEMRRADAGNLAADDQYRRAVLGSDMSARIQSGMAVRKIAITSPKGGTGKTTVAVNLAVALALSGITTYLVDADGNAGALQYHMRMERVNTTMIGLLRREIAKANKGVMGDVASGAAYLNAFTPLENLPTLRVLPGLITDDLGDEVLQQEGKVAEVIQGLYEAGVAAGGVVIMDVGINPAHVVHRAALKAAEGIAIVIKPEIPDLAETRRWIARMINSLASVVGKGSAHEFVGSRVKLCYNQVVGDGFKAAHKMLQQALSEDKIELALIPNGIIPIVDPRLAAQAVNSDRRDDILIWRYKKEKLEELGPFADSLLGFASHFVPAVREGASRIGLLSNAPKKRSWFRKG, encoded by the coding sequence ATGCAGGTTCTTCTCCTCGGCGCGGGAACCGTGACCTCGCGCTTGAATATGCAACTGGCAGAACAGGGTCATGCGGTCATCGCCCAGATCGCGGCCTTCACCCCGCAGCATATCGATCTGTTCGATTTCCGCGCCCTGCTGGTGGTCTCGCCGGAGTCGTCGGTCTCCCCGGAGAGTCTGGTCCAGGCGGCCGAGCGCGGCAAGCTGATCTTTGTGGTTGCCGGCGCCAGTGATGGCATGGCAGCCTGGGCAAATGGTGTGGGTGTGCCGTCCATTGCATATCCACCCTCGGATGTGGACATCAATAAACTGTATGAAGAGATGCGCCGTGCGGACGCCGGCAATCTCGCGGCAGATGACCAGTATCGCAGAGCGGTGCTGGGCAGTGATATGTCGGCACGTATTCAATCGGGCATGGCAGTGCGCAAGATCGCGATCACATCCCCGAAAGGTGGAACGGGTAAGACTACCGTGGCGGTTAATCTCGCAGTCGCGCTTGCCTTGTCAGGTATCACAACATACTTGGTGGATGCCGATGGCAATGCAGGCGCGTTGCAATATCACATGCGCATGGAACGAGTGAACACGACCATGATCGGTTTGTTGCGGCGTGAAATCGCCAAAGCCAACAAAGGTGTGATGGGCGACGTGGCTTCGGGTGCAGCGTATCTCAATGCCTTTACGCCGTTGGAAAATTTACCGACCTTGAGAGTCCTGCCGGGTCTCATCACCGATGATCTTGGAGATGAAGTCCTGCAACAGGAAGGTAAAGTCGCAGAGGTAATTCAAGGGTTGTATGAAGCCGGCGTTGCTGCTGGCGGTGTGGTGATTATGGATGTTGGCATCAATCCTGCGCACGTGGTACATCGTGCGGCGCTAAAAGCTGCCGAAGGCATTGCCATTGTCATCAAGCCGGAGATCCCTGATCTCGCGGAAACACGTCGCTGGATCGCACGCATGATCAACTCCTTAGCGAGTGTGGTCGGCAAGGGCAGCGCGCATGAATTCGTCGGCAGCCGTGTCAAGCTTTGCTACAACCAGGTCGTCGGTGATGGCTTCAAGGCGGCCCACAAGATGTTGCAGCAAGCACTGAGCGAAGACAAGATCGAACTGGCGTTGATCCCGAATGGAATTATTCCTATTGTAGACCCGCGCCTGGCAGCCCAAGCCGTGAACTCGGATCGACGCGATGATATTTTGATCTGGCGCTACAAGAAGGAGAAGTTGGAGGAACTCGGACCGTTCGCCGATTCATTGTTAGGCTTTGCATCCCACTTCGTGCCGGCGGTGCGGGAGGGCGCGTCCCGAATTGGCTTACTGTCGAACGCCCCGAAAAAGCGCAGCTGGTTCAGGAAGGGCTAG